Proteins from one Besnoitia besnoiti strain Bb-Ger1 chromosome XIII, whole genome shotgun sequence genomic window:
- a CDS encoding hypothetical protein (encoded by transcript BESB_031310), whose translation MPPALSLEEQYEDLLKRFQIMDSERKTTYEAAQQAIKYNQSLMKQLKEENVQIRNQLKELKKNKILTAPEHFQRKVDELSRLRLQLDQMRNHNVRQRRTLASLQDKLRELEITAERPNTEASPELRRIRVIENRLDQAMIKLNEAQSIRSTYEQIVKRLKDERLGLDQHLAQLEKNLKEKENEYEELLALSHDATHARELAQASKWIRSGHFYRVFPGRIAEEEAVALEQRAVEERMKGENAQDSNAAQADDAPTLEDYESIFHRIKEATGVSDVNEVIQKFLMQGETRENLVSLAKELEETKLSSVTKQSKWPVVDDLEISAAQANARHERARAKYEKSCQLLVELQAGLEHLYEKLMSATNAHPHPSREMRAAQPTVEQMVQASLQKLEYLVPRTEEVLKREQKRLREEAEKQAQQETRHSQHTGVSKTPDHDEVLQDAAESQDADASFSPDANLPLLMANQESKDASGINPPGTELAASPPGDELGDDEVKADMGADEGVDLPPAGMQGDARGTESDASSALEAPFSSDDPSGPLGSVTGQAEGQETPQGGAGQGGAPPETLCATFEDGMHASQSSSATPSDSLGDKNSPRSSDEKDEVPLLSPRRLTQEDPQPIEALSERAETAEVTSENLQPEDRNPVSHTGREMPLQFDPNQENGDYPRSADEGSEIAERIACATSAPAEVAKPAANPKAEDLPESRGFTAPNFEGAEVTVEDERPVGNTERNYEQEEEGVTRENCEREDRQSSMSDIQAPEGVSATSSENHEYSQQRETNRNSSSTPRDAITDADSRMEDPGDTVPGVEDSAGIETPEGTGCDSLPAPFPSEHLESETNEVARVPASDAPNPSEVTSSEDSLPATGHEAAGKAGATPPVGLDCVQRGPEGECEDEPKLEDEDGTRCHQVEHQDAAAAVEATCNVESHCSQTPESSGVPLASSSERGAEDEAISAPTELGHESNSRAALADEQQKGDPSSPLPSNLQECEAGRDSVCGEQAKPPNSPSDSQSSEQTPRFAESLNHELTLQDNEEALAGTLAPPAADTGEIVPVVATRAGDASPSSIEATHTDVALVEAATTRLDTAHRRADDGHDCGGSEVLQGEEANGGPGGDRQRAQSDEQRSQMTA comes from the exons ATGCCGCCAGCACTCTCTTTAGAGGAGCAGTACGAGGACCTCCTCAAGCGGTTCCAGATCATGG ACTCGGAGAGGAAGACCACGTACGAAGCAGCTCAGCAGGCCATTAAATATAACCAGAGTCTGATGAAGCAGCTAAAGGAGGAGAATGTCCAAATCAGAAACCAACTGAAAGAGCTAAAGAAAAACAAAATCCTAACAGCGCCAGAGCATTTTCAAAGGAAG GTAGACGAACTCTCGAGACTGCGTCTCCAGCTCGATCAAATGAGAAATCATAACGTGCGGCAACGGCGAACGCTGGCTTCTTTGCAGGACAAGCTGCGAG AGCTGGAGATCACAGCGGAGCGGCCGAATACTGAGGCCTCGCCGGAGCTGAGGCGGATTCGGGTGATCGAAAACCGTCTTGACCAA GCAATGATCAAACTCAACGAAGCGCAGTCCATCAGATCAACGTACGAGCAGATCGTGAAGCGTCTCAAGGATGAGCGGCTGGGTCTTGATCAACACCTGGCGCAGCTTGAGAAGAATTTGAAG GAAAAAGAGAACGAGTACGAGGAACTCCTTGCGCTTTCGCACGACGCGACACACGCGCGTGAACTGGCGCAG GCAAGCAAGTGGATACGCAGTGGCCATTTTTATCGAGTTTTTCCTGGCAGAAttgccgaagaagaggcagtgGCCCTGGAGCAGAGGGCCGTGGAAGAGCGAATGAAGGGTGAGAAC gcgcaggactCGAACGCTGCTCAAGCAGATGACGCCCCAACTCTTGAGGATTACGAGAGTATCTTCCATAGAATCAAGGAGGCCACTGGAGTCTCAGATGTGAACGAAGTGATCCAAAAGTTTCTAATGCAaggagagacgagggagaatTTGGTGTCGCTGGCAAAGGAA CTGGAGGAAACGAAGCTTTCTTCAGTGACGAAGCAAAGCAAATGGCCAGTCGTGGACGACTTGGAAATATCTGCCGCTCAAGCCAACGCCAGACAcgagagagcgcgcgcgaagtACGAGAAGAGCTGTCAACTGCTTGTCGAGCTCCAGGCTGGTCTCGAGCACCTCTACGAGAAACTGATGTCCGCCACAAATGCACAT CCACATCCTTCGCGCGAAatgcgagctgcgcagccaaCAGTAGAACAGATGGTGCAAGCGTCACTTCAGAAACTTGAATATCTCGTCCCGCGGACGGAAGAG GTATTAAAGCGAGAACAAAAACGACTGCGTGAGGAGGCCGAGAAGCAAGCGCAACAAGAAACTCGTCATTCTCAGCACACCGGCGTGTCGAAGACGCCTGACCACGATGAAGTTCTGCAGGACGCCGCTGAGTCCCaggacgcagacgcaagCTTTTCACCAGACGCGAATCTGCCGCTGCTGATGGCAAACCAAGAGAGCAAGGATGCCTCCGGCATCAACCCGCCCGGCACCGAGCTCGCTGCGTCCCCCCCTGGCGATGAATTAGGTGACGACGAGGTCAAAGCCGACatgggcgccgacgaggggGTCGATCTCCCCCCCGCGGGAATGCAAGGAGACGCCAGAGGCACCGAGTCAGACGCGTCGAGCGCCCTTGAGGCTCCATTCTCCTCCGATGACCCGTCGGGCCCGTTGGGTTCCGTAACGGGCCAGGCAGAAGGTCAAGAGACCCCCCAGGGTGGAGCTGGGCAGggtggcgcgccgccggagacgctCTGCGCTACATTCGAGGACGGCATGCACGCGAGCCAGTCATCTTCCGCGACTCCGTCCGACAGTCTCGGAGACAAGAACTCCCCGCGATCGAGCGATGAGAAAGACGAAGTGCCATTGCTatcgccgcgtcgtctcacGCAGGAAGACCCGCAGCCGATTGAGGCCCTCTCAGAACGTGCAGAGACAGCTGAGGTTACAAGTGAAAACCTGCAGCCTGAGGACCGCAACCCAGTGTCACACACTGGCAGAGAGATGCCACTTCAGTTTGACCCGAATCAAGAAAATGGCGATTACCCTCGCAGCGCCGATGAAGGGTCTGAGATCGCAGAACGCATCGCCTGTGCGACCAGCGCCCCCGCTGAAGTCGCTAAGCCGGCTGCGAATCCGAAAGCAGAGGATCTGCCAGAAAGCCGCGGTTTCACGGCGCCGAActtcgagggcgccgaggtGACTGTCGAGGACGAAAGACCGGTTGGTAACACGGAGAGGAATTATGaacaggaagaagagggagtAACAAGAGAGAACTGCGAGCGCGAGGATCGGCAGTCATCGATGTCAGATATACAGGCGCCAGAAGGCGTATCAGCGACCAGCTCAGAGAATCACGAATACAGCCAACAACGCGAAACGAACAGAAACTCGAGCAGCACTCCCCGCGACGCCATCACGGATGCAGACAGCAGAATGGAAGACCCTGGAGACACGGTTCCTGGCGTTGAGGACTCTGCCGGAATTGAGACCCCTGAGGGAACCGGCTGCGATTCCCTCCCGGCGCCCTTCCCGTCAGAACATCTCGAGTCAGAAACCAACGAAGTTGCGCGCGTCCCTGCCAGCGACGCTCCTAACCCGTCAGAAGTGACTTCCAGCGAAGATTCGCTGCCAGCGACAGGTCACGAAGCAGCGGGGAAAGCTGGGGCGACGCCTCCTGTCGGCCTCGACTGCGTCCAGCGAGGACCGGAGGGTGAGTGCGAGGATGAACCGAAACTTGAAGATGAAGACGGCACTCGCTGTCACCAGGTAGAGCACCaagatgcagcagcagctgtggAGGCTACGTGCAACGTGGAATCTCACTGCAGTCAAACGCCTGAGTCATCTGGCGTGCCCCTCGCTTCATcaagcgagcgcggcgcagaggacgaagcaATTTCTGCGCCGACCGAACTGGGACATGAAAGTAACTCACGGGCCGCTCTGGCGGACGAGCAACAGAAAGGAGACCCTTCTTCCCCGCTGCCCTCCAACTTACAAGAATGCGAAGCAGGGAGAGACAGTGTTTGTGGGGAACAAGCTAAGCCGCCAAATTCACCATCAGATTCGCAGTCATCTGAGCAGACACCGAGATTTGCAGAATCGCTGAATCACGAACTGACTCTGCAGGATAACGAGGAAGCACTCGCAGGGACTCTGgctcctccagcagctgaTACTGGAGAGATTGTGCCAGTAGTAGCgactcgcgcgggcgacgccagccCGAGCTCTATAGAGGCAACCCACACCGACGTCGCTTTAGTAGAGGCAGCCACGACCCGCCTTGACACTGCGCATCGCCGGGCTGACGACGGACACGACTGTGGAGGCTCTGAGGTGCtccagggcgaggaggctaACGGGGGGCCTGGCGGTGACAGACAGCGAGCTCAGTCAGATGAGCAGCGCAGCCAGATGACAGCCTAA